One window of the Dreissena polymorpha isolate Duluth1 chromosome 5, UMN_Dpol_1.0, whole genome shotgun sequence genome contains the following:
- the LOC127882100 gene encoding uncharacterized protein LOC127882100 isoform X2: MRGSHPTTLGQTVSAEVCAPISTKAGCAQDDCFTKDTIQVKMCPNFYAYELKPTQGCHLAYCAGDGTPCEAHQTSPTGFTPGCVDKYPLMLNGPHLSDPLLTYVNSTTGKPTSFEFQCQISFDPARTDVGFDVRFLFDGKRDMRVPIMSISGAQQRTISLDQKYLIGHMGQNVSCAVSSYFTAPGAIKGPSITSNGYWAGIKVEQNRLEVGEKDKPRTLVMYSTVPVVCEPPHDVTCHLDIDLDPINNNNDIDFVKACRVTFTPGMWNSTTHRAETTFQVSATRDGKADKDKEIYVHFKPIFTGDGPPAFNNYQVPFVQIMAKNTNTATCWCTSDPHCKTLDMDPTTSSWKNVLDYYLIGEFVMYKSTNRNFEVQVRTWSCSQVSCNCAVAMKENNDLVILDMCDIKQFGQAYPKLTVPGKGNMSHGTVISQDRSGNNYLVSFPSGAQVRIHNDGRIGLTVTITAPEDDFQGTEGICGYFDGNPYNDLKHSSGKVSNYRPNTSFQDNEFVNSWRIKPVGSSFFDKTPPSDPSLDHDMYFCKCDNKSKQIDCTLDGNVAKPNVQALLPGRPAVTHQIQNGHLTTGQISAGRRRRAASSIRPDDYPAGYVYDYGLNFVPVLKADFPSVHGKSRAEADAACSAAIDQNPTVQQCVQKTGLNFATQKRNCVEDFKYFDDGAFVRSHMLNAITTCVDHVLKNESFYDANGNLPAFMSTDLCPSYDCNKHGTCTRGRCVCDAGFIGDACEIQATKPPVLYGVVKTTWIEGSVLCDVTERECETAYVFGTNVFDNTRLSCRVEVLEFDGHSFVPTGSEFTTAAIYRSMYDVGCKLPMKSTIGGLTVVAFNISVTNDASTYSNEVTYVRTDGRCAKCVKTGESCSVKSRSCLIEGNCWSANETNPANHQQICDPNRNNTQWTSPVTHNPLTTESSYTVTTPPTAALGGAYLSRFDIWTFSQKGCKCAHNPSDYSCACCDAGGCQCQAPHHNQCSQCGKSENCGSPQPAPENGVDGFTNVFNDCPCKYDPTKAAVCACCKEDVNACQCGPEHRNQCVDCSHKEQCGNKPWIFGPPFTRQ, translated from the exons GCGATGGAACGCCATGTGAAGCCCATCAAACATCACCGACAGGTTTTACTCCAGGATGTGTTG ACAAATATCCATTGATGTTGAACGGCCCACACTTGTCTGACCCATTACTGACGTACGTAAATTCGACAACCGGAAAACCGACATCGTTCGAGTTCCAGTGTCAGATTAGCTTTGATCCGGCTCGCACTGACGTCGGTTTTGATGTCAGGTTTCTATTTGACGGCAAAAGGGACATGCGAGTTCCAATTATGTCGATCTCTGGTGCTCAGCAGCGTACGATCTCCCTTGATCAAAAATATTTGATTGGACATATGGGTCAAAAT GTGAGTTGCGCTGTCAGTTCGTACTTCACCGCTCCTGGAGCCATCAAGGGACCCTCCATAACAAGCAACGGGTACTGGGCTGGGATTAAG GTGGAGCAAAATCGTCTGGAGGTGGGAGAGAAGGATAAGCCCCGCACGCTGGTTATGTACTCTACCGTACCTGTCGTCTGCGAGCCCCCGCACGACGTCACGTGCCACCTTGACATCGACCTCGACCCTATCAACAACAACA ACGACATCGACTTTGTGAAAGCGTGCCGGGTGACCTTCACCCCGGGGATGTGGAACAGCACCACGCATAGGGCGGAGACGACGTTCCAGGTGTCGGCGACACGTGACGGCAAGGCAGACAAGGACAAGGAGATATACGTGCACTTCAAGCCAATCTTTACGGGGGATGGCCCGCCAGCCTTCAACAACTACCAGGTCCCCTTTGTACAG ATCATGGCAAAAAACACGAACACCGCCACCTGCTGGTGTACGAGTGACCCCCACTGCAAGACGCTCGACATGGACCCGACCACGTCTAGTTGGAAAAA CGTCTTGGACTATTACTTGATTGGGGAATTCGTCATGTATAAGAGCACGAACAGGAATTTTGAG gTGCAAGTGCGGACCTGGTCCTGTAGCCAAGTGTCGTGCAACTGTGCAGTGGCCATGAAAGAGAACAATGACTTGGTAATCCTGGACATGTGCGACATTAAACAGTTCGGCCAGGCGTACCCTAAGCTCACTGTCCCGGGCAAGGGGAACATGTCACACGGCACCGTGATCAGTCAGGACAGGTCGGGCAATAACTATCTG GTGAGTTTCCCGTCTGGAGCACAGGTTCGGATCCATAACGACGGCAGGATTGGCTTGACCGTGACCATCACCGCACCGGAAGACGACTTCCAGGGCACGGAGGGGATCTGTGGTTATTTTGACGGCAATCCCTATAACGATCTGAAGCACTCGAGCGGGAAAGTGTCCAATTATAGGCCCAATACCAGCTTCCAAGACAATGAGTTCGTTAACAGTTGGAG GATCAAACCTGTAGGTAGCTCGTTCTTCGACAAAACTCCTCCATCCGACCCATCCCTGGACCACGACATGTACTTTTGTAAATGCGACAACAAGTCTAAACAGATCGACTGCACTCTTGACGGAAACGTGGCCAAACCAAACGTTCAG GCGCTACTACCGGGACGACCTGCAGTTACACACCAGATTCAAAACGGCCACCTCACGACTGGACAGATCAGTGCTGGCCGACGCCGACGTGCAGCCAGTTCCATCCGTCCTGACGATTATCCAGCCGGTTATGTTTACGATTATGGTCTAA ACTTCGTGCCCGTTTTGAAGGCAGATTTTCCGAGCGTTCACGGAAAGAGCCGAGCTGAAGCGGATGCTGCGTGCAGCGCCGCGATCGACCAGAACCCTACCGTGCAACAGTGTGTCCAGAAGACAGGTCTGAATTTTGCAACGCAGAAGAGGAACTGTGTCGAGGACTTCAAG TACTTTGACGACGGTGCCTTTGTACGCAGTCATATGTTGAATGCAATTACGACATGTGTCGATCACGTTTTGAAAAACGAGTCATTTTACGACGCAAATGGAAACCTGCCTGCGTTTATGTCGACCGACTTATGTCCCTCTTACGACTGCAACAAGCACGGTACCTGCACGCGTGGACGGTGTGTGTGCGACGCGGGCTTTATCGGCGACGCGTGTGAAATCCAGGCGACGAAGCCTCCTGTCTTGTATGGAGTTGTTAA GACCACGTGGATTGAAGGGTCCGTCCTGTGTGACGTCACGGAGCGCGAGTGCGAGACCGCCTACGTGTTCGGGACCAACGTGTTCGACAACACGAGACTCTCCTGTAGGGTGGAGGTGCTCGAA TTTGACGGTCACTCCTTCGTGCCTACCGGTAGTGAGTTTACCACCGCGGCTATTTATAGATCCATGTATGACGTCGGATGTAAGCTCCCGATGAAATCAACAATCGGAG GGCTAACAGTGGTTGCGTTCAACATTTCTGTGACGAACGATGCGAGCACGTACAGTAATGAGGTGACGTATGTACGAACGGACGGACGGTGCGCGAAATGCGTCAAGACTGGCGAGTCATGCTCGGTGAAG TCCCGTTCCTGTCTGATTGAAGGTAACTGTTGGTCCGCCAATGAGACCAACCCCGCCAACCACCAACAGATCTGCGACCCGAACAGAAACAACACCCAGTGGACAA GTCCGGTAACTCACAACCCTCTTACAACGGAGTCCTCTTACACCGTCACTACCCCTCCCACCGCTGCACTAGGCGGCGCGTACTTATCGCGTTTCGACATCTGGACATT CTCCCAGAAAGGCTGTAAGTGTGCACACAACCCCAGTGACTACAGCTGCGCATGCTGTGACGCAGGCGGATGTCAGTGCCAAGCCCCTCACCACAACCAGTGCTCTCAATGTGGAAAATCCGAAAACTGTGGATCGC CCCAGCCAGCACCCGAAAATGGAGTGGACGGCTTCACAAACGTATTTAACGACTGCCCATGCAAGTACGACCCTACCAAGGCGGCGGTCTGCGCCTGCTGTAAAGAAG ACGTGAACGCGTGCCAGTGCGGCCCGGAGCACCGGAACCAGTGTGTGGACTGCAGCCACAAGGAGCAGTGCGGCAACAAGCCCTGGATCTTTGGGCCCCCCTTCACCAGACAATAG